One part of the Ursus arctos isolate Adak ecotype North America unplaced genomic scaffold, UrsArc2.0 scaffold_16, whole genome shotgun sequence genome encodes these proteins:
- the LOC113249740 gene encoding ral guanine nucleotide dissociation stimulator-like isoform X2, translating to MMLRLREGIMEHFVQSLVPSFPDGSISTTLTIFCMYEMFTSATQVLGQQFNRASSRAPSSGRARNRPSIELEATLALCQLSPSMSEPVSPPSAVLELQPVLPSSACVPGAEQQSAGPPFLLESFTLATATEPTAAPEASCHRWVTPKNQLGEKPDLLDFPSRLVAEQLTYMDAELFKKLLPHQCLGSVWSKRNKPGSEHLAPTVRATVAQFNGVAKCVITTCLGNPSMTARDRAMVVEHWIKVAKACQALSNYSSLHAILSALQSVSIHRLENTWGKVSRKPLRIFQKLCSKDTAQGRHLLIKDTGCRALPWHFPHQVADVRYLSGGLSGGK from the exons atgatgctgaggctcagagaaggcatAATGGAGCatttcgtacagtccctggtgccatccttcccagatgggagcatctcaaccaccttaacgatcttctgcatgtacgagatgttcacttcagccacgcaggtcctgggccagcagttcaatcg tgccagctccagggctccttccagcggcagagccaggaacaggccttctatagagctagaggcgaccctggctctgtgtcaactgtcaccttCCATGTCAGAGCCAGTctcccctccgtcagctgttctagaactgcaacccgtgctcccatcttctgcatgtgtgccgggtgctgagcagcagtcagctggaccaccctttttgctggaaagtttcactctggcaacagccacagagcccaccgcggccccagaggcttcctgccaccgctgggtcaccccaaagaaccagctgggtgagaagcccgacctcctggacttcccttccAGACTGGTGGCAGAGCAACTCACatatatggatgcg gagctgttcaagaagctgctgccccatcagtgcctgggctccgtctggtccaagcgcaacaagcctggcagtgagcacctggcacccacagtccgggccactgtcgcccagttcaacggtgtggccaagtgtgtcatcaccacctgccttggcaacccaagcatgacagcccgggacagggccatggtggtggagcactggatcaaggtggccaag gcctgtcaagccCTGAGCAACTACTcctccttacatgccatcctctcggctctgcagagtgtctccattcaccgcctcgagaacacgtgggggaaggtttccag gaagccattgaggatctttcaaaagctgtgcagcaaggacaccgcacagggcagacacctgctcatcaag gacacagggtgtcgtgcccttccttggcactttcctcaccaagTTGCTGATGTTCGATACCTCAGTGGAggtctatctggag ggaaatga
- the LOC113249740 gene encoding ral guanine nucleotide dissociation stimulator-like isoform X1 has translation MMLRLREGIMEHFVQSLVPSFPDGSISTTLTIFCMYEMFTSATQVLGQQFNRASSRAPSSGRARNRPSIELEATLALCQLSPSMSEPVSPPSAVLELQPVLPSSACVPGAEQQSAGPPFLLESFTLATATEPTAAPEASCHRWVTPKNQLGEKPDLLDFPSRLVAEQLTYMDAELFKKLLPHQCLGSVWSKRNKPGSEHLAPTVRATVAQFNGVAKCVITTCLGNPSMTARDRAMVVEHWIKVAKVCNGKPSRGALLSLRHCSSLDQVSGWKALVFALGTVQSLGSSLQGHADLALHGPMLGCLVSAWLLPWSEVKSSSSPGPHVCPSVGPCTAASSSRSAFP, from the exons atgatgctgaggctcagagaaggcatAATGGAGCatttcgtacagtccctggtgccatccttcccagatgggagcatctcaaccaccttaacgatcttctgcatgtacgagatgttcacttcagccacgcaggtcctgggccagcagttcaatcg tgccagctccagggctccttccagcggcagagccaggaacaggccttctatagagctagaggcgaccctggctctgtgtcaactgtcaccttCCATGTCAGAGCCAGTctcccctccgtcagctgttctagaactgcaacccgtgctcccatcttctgcatgtgtgccgggtgctgagcagcagtcagctggaccaccctttttgctggaaagtttcactctggcaacagccacagagcccaccgcggccccagaggcttcctgccaccgctgggtcaccccaaagaaccagctgggtgagaagcccgacctcctggacttcccttccAGACTGGTGGCAGAGCAACTCACatatatggatgcg gagctgttcaagaagctgctgccccatcagtgcctgggctccgtctggtccaagcgcaacaagcctggcagtgagcacctggcacccacagtccgggccactgtcgcccagttcaacggtgtggccaagtgtgtcatcaccacctgccttggcaacccaagcatgacagcccgggacagggccatggtggtggagcactggatcaaggtggccaaggtatgcaacgggaagcccagccgaggtgctctcctgagtctcaggcactgctcttcccttgatcaggtctcagggtggaaggccctggtctttgccctagggactgtgcagtccctaggctcttccctccaggggcatgctgacctcgccttgcatggccccatgctgggatgtttggtttctgcctggctccttccttggagtgaggtaaaatcctcctcctcccctgggccTCACGTGTGTCCTTCGGTAGGTCCCTgcacagcggcttcctccagcaggagcgctttcccctga
- the LOC125282215 gene encoding focal adhesion kinase 1-like → MAAAYLDPNLNHTPNSSTKTHLGTGVERSPGAMERVLKVFHYFENSSEPATWASMIRHGDATDVRGIIQKIVDSHKVKHVACYGFRLSHLRSEEVHWLHLDMGVSNVREKYELAHPPEEWK, encoded by the exons ATGGCAGCTGCTTACCTTGACCCAAACTTGAATCACACACCAAATTCGAGTACCAAAACTCACCTGGGTACCGGAGTGGAACGTTCCCCTGGGGCAATGGAGCGAGTGTTGAaggtctttcattattttgaaaacagcagTGAGCCAGCCACTTGGGCCAGTATGATCAGGCATGGAGATGCTACCGATGTCAGG GGCATCATTCAGAAGATAGTGGACAGTCACAAAGTAAAGCACGTGGCCTGCTATGGATTTCGCCTCAGTCACCTGCGGTCAGAGGAGGTTCACTGGCTCCATTTGGATATGGGTGTCTCCAATGTGAGGGAGAAGTATGAACTTGCACACCCACCAGAGGAGTGGAAGTAA